The Lachnospiraceae bacterium oral taxon 500 genome window below encodes:
- a CDS encoding ATP-dependent Clp protease ATP-binding subunit ClpC: MKELTLKAREALEHAAAAAQNLSSGQIGTEHILLGLLHSANLASEVLEAHNLTYGAVSEKLKEMKRKEPVVRKEAKGYTPGAERVLAGAAEVAAKMKSQQTGTEHILIAILQDADSMGSRMLDLLGVSGTNVYQALLKSIGQDYRSQKLKYTRDKKEGGVLEKYAKDLTEEARAKVFDPIIGRRREINRLIQILSRRTKNNPCLVGGPGVGKTAIVEGLAQRIAAGEVPDNLKKKRLMALNLSSMVAGSKYRGEFEERIRAVLEEVMSSGQIILFIDEIHTMIGAGGAEGSLDAANILKPQLARGNLQVIGATTQEEYRKYFEKDGALERRFQPIHVEEPTEEETIQILRELKPIYEEFHQVSITDEALIDAVRLSVRYISDRLLPDKAIDVLDEAASKTKMGRWELLPETGGREIRKWQAERAEALRQGDLPLVKMLQRKLERKKEGLKQSGDGSYVVDKERIAEVVSDWSGIPVKQLSEEESERLRHLEERLKQKIIGQDEAVEAVSRAIKRGRVGVKDPAKPVGSFMFLGPTGVGKTELSKALAEILFGDKNMLIRVDMSEYMEKHSVAKFIGSPPGYVGHEDGGQLSEKIRQKPYSIILFDEIEKAHPDVFNILLQVLDDGHITDSHGRRVDFKNTIIIMTSNLGAQNLVNQNSLGFQTTENREQDHKAMKKKVMDEVKRLFRPEFINRLDELIVFHSLSEDDIKRIVGLLFEDLAKRLSAARGIFLRLTPTAVSFIARKGYNKSYGARPIKRAIQEHIEDELANQILEGRIKAGDTVSIRAVKEKLTFTIKQGKEN, encoded by the coding sequence TTGAAAGAATTGACATTAAAAGCCCGGGAGGCTTTGGAACATGCCGCCGCGGCGGCGCAGAATTTGAGCAGCGGCCAAATCGGCACGGAGCATATTCTGCTGGGGCTTTTGCACAGCGCCAATTTAGCCTCGGAGGTGCTGGAAGCGCATAATTTAACCTATGGCGCAGTATCGGAAAAATTAAAAGAAATGAAGCGAAAGGAGCCGGTTGTCCGCAAGGAAGCCAAGGGCTATACGCCGGGCGCAGAGCGGGTGCTGGCGGGAGCGGCAGAGGTTGCCGCCAAAATGAAAAGCCAGCAGACGGGTACGGAGCATATTTTAATCGCCATTTTACAGGATGCTGACAGCATGGGCAGCCGGATGCTTGACCTTTTGGGTGTGTCCGGCACCAATGTCTATCAGGCCCTTTTAAAATCAATCGGTCAGGATTACCGCAGCCAAAAATTAAAATATACCCGCGATAAAAAAGAGGGCGGCGTGTTGGAAAAATATGCCAAAGACTTAACGGAAGAAGCCAGGGCTAAAGTTTTTGATCCGATTATCGGCCGTCGCCGGGAAATCAACAGGCTGATTCAAATTTTAAGCCGCCGGACCAAAAACAATCCCTGTTTAGTCGGCGGGCCGGGTGTAGGCAAAACCGCTATTGTGGAGGGCTTGGCGCAGCGGATTGCCGCCGGAGAAGTGCCGGATAATCTGAAAAAGAAAAGATTGATGGCCTTAAATCTGTCCTCAATGGTGGCCGGGTCAAAGTACCGGGGCGAGTTTGAGGAGCGGATTCGGGCAGTACTGGAAGAAGTGATGAGCAGCGGTCAGATTATTCTGTTTATTGACGAGATTCATACCATGATTGGGGCGGGCGGTGCGGAAGGCTCTCTGGATGCAGCCAATATTTTAAAACCGCAGCTGGCCAGAGGAAATCTGCAAGTTATCGGCGCTACCACGCAGGAGGAATACCGGAAATATTTTGAAAAGGACGGGGCACTGGAAAGACGCTTTCAGCCAATCCATGTCGAGGAACCGACGGAAGAAGAAACGATTCAGATTTTGCGTGAGTTAAAGCCGATTTATGAAGAGTTTCATCAGGTCAGCATTACCGATGAGGCGCTGATCGATGCAGTCCGGTTGTCGGTTCGCTATATTTCCGACCGGCTACTGCCGGATAAAGCAATTGATGTTTTGGACGAGGCGGCTTCCAAGACCAAAATGGGGCGCTGGGAGCTGCTGCCGGAAACGGGCGGACGGGAAATCCGCAAATGGCAGGCGGAAAGAGCCGAAGCACTGAGACAAGGGGATTTGCCGTTGGTGAAAATGCTGCAGCGCAAGTTGGAGCGGAAAAAAGAAGGGCTGAAGCAAAGCGGCGATGGCAGCTATGTGGTGGATAAAGAACGGATTGCCGAGGTAGTGTCAGACTGGTCAGGCATTCCCGTTAAGCAGCTAAGCGAAGAGGAAAGCGAGCGGCTGCGGCATTTGGAAGAGCGTTTAAAGCAAAAGATTATCGGTCAGGATGAAGCGGTGGAAGCGGTCAGCCGGGCAATCAAAAGAGGCCGGGTCGGGGTCAAAGATCCGGCGAAACCGGTTGGTTCGTTTATGTTTTTAGGGCCGACCGGTGTAGGTAAGACGGAACTGTCCAAGGCTTTAGCCGAGATTTTATTCGGGGATAAAAATATGCTGATTCGGGTTGATATGTCCGAATACATGGAAAAGCACAGTGTGGCCAAGTTTATCGGCTCGCCGCCCGGTTATGTCGGGCATGAGGACGGCGGTCAGCTCAGTGAAAAAATCCGGCAGAAGCCTTATTCCATCATCTTATTTGACGAGATTGAAAAGGCTCATCCCGATGTGTTCAATATTTTGCTGCAGGTGCTGGATGACGGGCATATTACCGATTCGCACGGCCGCCGGGTTGATTTCAAAAATACAATCATTATTATGACATCGAACTTAGGTGCGCAAAATCTGGTCAATCAAAATTCACTCGGTTTTCAGACGACGGAGAACCGGGAACAGGATCATAAGGCCATGAAGAAGAAAGTCATGGACGAGGTCAAGCGCCTGTTCCGGCCGGAGTTTATTAACCGTCTGGATGAGTTGATTGTTTTTCACAGCTTATCCGAGGACGATATTAAACGCATTGTCGGTTTGCTGTTTGAAGATTTGGCGAAGCGGCTTTCGGCCGCCCGGGGGATTTTCCTGCGTCTGACCCCGACAGCGGTCAGCTTTATCGCCCGGAAAGGCTATAATAAAAGTTACGGAGCCAGACCGATTAAGCGGGCGATACAGGAACATATTGAAGATGAACTGGCCAATCAGATCTTAGAGGGCCGGATCAAAGCGGGCGATACCGTCAGTATCCGGGCTGTCAAAGAGAAGTTGACCTTTACGATAAAACAAGGAAAAGAAAATTAG
- a CDS encoding endosialidase: MKLEKLISAAKGLLNFGDCESVEKQKQEGFELDGNIYNIKSHKEITRLEKNSYLLYESVPGTVVTDFCVGASEVTFTVNGVEPVQVTLGLEPDAEYRLLINSTQVGKVNANHSGKISFSLSFDAGAQKIKMEKK; the protein is encoded by the coding sequence ATGAAACTGGAAAAATTGATCTCGGCGGCTAAGGGTTTACTTAATTTCGGCGATTGTGAGAGTGTCGAAAAGCAAAAGCAGGAGGGCTTTGAATTAGACGGAAACATTTATAACATCAAAAGCCATAAGGAGATCACCCGACTGGAAAAGAATTCGTATCTTTTATATGAATCGGTGCCGGGAACGGTGGTAACGGATTTTTGTGTCGGAGCGAGTGAAGTGACATTTACGGTTAACGGAGTGGAGCCGGTGCAGGTTACGCTGGGCCTGGAGCCGGACGCAGAATACCGGCTGCTGATCAATTCAACTCAGGTTGGTAAAGTCAATGCCAATCATTCCGGCAAGATTAGCTTTAGTTTGAGCTTTGATGCCGGCGCACAAAAGATTAAAATGGAAAAGAAATAA
- a CDS encoding DNA repair protein RadA has translation MAKEKAAKSVFFCSECGNESPKWLGKCPACGVWNSYVEEPKAREKGVSGPVRRNLLPEAARPEKLKDISLSEEIRISTGLQELDRVLGGGVVEGSVILIGGDPGIGKSTLLLQICQRLGHQDKKILYVSGEEALRQIKLRADRLGVNEENLLIYSEVGFDAIADTIAQEKPDILMLDSIQTIYQPEISSAAGSISQVREVTAELVRLAKTTGMAVFIVGHVTKEGLIAGPRVLEHMVDTVLYFEGDKNAAYRLLRAVKNRFGATNEVGIFEMKQTGLQEVLNPSEYMLNGRPVNEYGSVAACVMEGTRPLIIEVQALLAGMAFNIARRTVTGYDYNRLLMLLAVLERKGGLKLNMLDCFVNLAGGLKVDETAVDLGVATAIYSAYLEIPLPQPVLVMGEVGLTGEIRGIPFGEQRIKEAKKLGFEKVIIPQANLTKSNADKSIELIGIRHIKQLKELLF, from the coding sequence ATGGCCAAGGAAAAAGCGGCTAAATCGGTTTTTTTCTGCAGCGAATGCGGCAATGAAAGTCCTAAATGGCTGGGTAAATGTCCGGCTTGCGGCGTCTGGAACAGCTATGTGGAAGAGCCGAAGGCAAGGGAAAAAGGGGTCTCAGGGCCGGTCAGACGGAATCTGCTGCCGGAAGCCGCCCGGCCGGAAAAGCTGAAAGATATTTCACTGAGCGAAGAAATCCGGATCAGTACCGGCTTGCAGGAACTCGACCGGGTTCTGGGCGGCGGCGTGGTGGAAGGTTCGGTTATCTTGATCGGCGGCGATCCGGGCATCGGCAAAAGTACTTTGCTCTTGCAGATTTGTCAAAGGCTCGGCCATCAGGATAAAAAAATCTTATATGTGTCCGGTGAAGAAGCACTTCGCCAGATTAAGCTGCGGGCTGACCGTTTGGGCGTGAATGAGGAAAATTTGCTGATTTATTCGGAAGTGGGTTTTGACGCGATTGCTGATACCATTGCTCAGGAGAAACCGGATATTTTGATGCTGGATTCCATTCAAACGATTTATCAGCCGGAAATCAGTTCGGCGGCAGGTTCTATTAGCCAAGTGCGGGAAGTGACGGCCGAACTGGTGCGACTGGCCAAAACAACGGGCATGGCGGTTTTTATCGTTGGTCATGTTACCAAGGAAGGCCTGATTGCAGGCCCGCGGGTGCTGGAGCATATGGTGGATACGGTTCTTTATTTTGAAGGCGATAAAAATGCCGCTTACCGCTTGCTGCGGGCGGTTAAAAACCGGTTCGGCGCGACCAATGAAGTCGGCATCTTTGAAATGAAGCAAACCGGTTTACAGGAAGTCCTGAATCCATCCGAATATATGCTGAACGGCCGGCCGGTGAATGAATATGGCTCGGTGGCTGCCTGCGTGATGGAAGGTACCCGGCCGCTGATTATTGAAGTACAGGCGTTGCTGGCGGGGATGGCCTTTAATATTGCCCGCCGGACGGTAACCGGTTATGATTATAACCGGCTGCTGATGCTGTTGGCGGTTTTAGAGCGCAAGGGCGGCTTGAAGCTGAATATGCTGGACTGCTTTGTCAATTTAGCCGGCGGTTTAAAGGTCGATGAAACGGCCGTTGATCTGGGTGTAGCTACGGCGATTTATTCGGCTTATTTGGAGATCCCGCTGCCGCAGCCGGTGCTGGTCATGGGTGAGGTTGGTTTGACCGGTGAAATCCGGGGGATTCCCTTTGGCGAACAAAGGATTAAGGAAGCAAAAAAGCTGGGCTTTGAAAAGGTGATTATTCCGCAGGCTAATCTTACCAAGTCAAATGCGGATAAAAGCATAGAACTGATCGGCATCAGGCATATTAAACAGTTAAAAGAACTTTTGTTTTAA
- a CDS encoding DegV family protein, with the protein MIKLIVDSSADCPDFVVNDERVTILPLSINFGDKEYFDRRTLTPNEFFEKLKTEKEMPKTSQVTPEAFIGEFKKELAAGNQVVCLTIASVASGTFQSAMIAKEEVGGGDDILLIDSNMLCLGEAYLAIKILNWIGEGKSLTEIEELAKPYTKNKIEHLFSVDTLEFLKRGGRITGTKAFVAELLDLKPILIVEDGMTKPISKVRGRKRVIPYYIKHMKENLDREQTEFICLGHGADPAIAKQLEQTIREELQWEKPIFISEIGPTIGTHAGPGVFAVFYVKK; encoded by the coding sequence ATGATTAAATTGATAGTGGATTCTTCGGCGGATTGTCCGGATTTTGTAGTTAATGATGAGAGAGTGACAATTTTGCCCTTAAGCATTAACTTTGGCGATAAGGAATATTTTGACCGGAGAACCCTTACTCCGAATGAGTTTTTCGAGAAACTGAAAACCGAAAAAGAAATGCCGAAAACGTCGCAGGTAACACCTGAGGCTTTTATCGGAGAGTTTAAAAAAGAACTGGCAGCCGGCAATCAGGTGGTTTGCCTGACGATTGCGTCAGTGGCCAGCGGCACCTTTCAATCAGCCATGATTGCCAAGGAAGAAGTCGGCGGCGGGGATGATATTTTGCTGATTGATTCCAATATGCTGTGTCTGGGCGAGGCATACCTGGCAATTAAGATTTTAAACTGGATCGGGGAAGGCAAGAGTCTGACAGAGATTGAAGAACTGGCGAAGCCTTACACTAAAAACAAAATTGAGCATTTGTTTTCAGTCGATACTTTGGAGTTTTTAAAACGAGGCGGCCGGATTACCGGAACCAAAGCCTTTGTGGCTGAGCTTTTGGATTTAAAGCCGATTTTGATCGTCGAGGATGGGATGACCAAGCCAATTAGCAAGGTCAGAGGCCGCAAGCGCGTCATTCCCTACTATATTAAACACATGAAAGAAAATCTTGACCGTGAGCAGACCGAGTTTATCTGTCTGGGGCACGGAGCCGATCCGGCGATTGCAAAGCAGCTGGAACAGACCATTCGGGAAGAACTGCAATGGGAAAAGCCGATTTTTATTTCCGAGATTGGGCCGACGATCGGTACACATGCCGGTCCGGGCGTATTTGCGGTCTTTTATGTAAAAAAATAA
- a CDS encoding leucine--tRNA ligase, with the protein MKYEHRSIEAKWRKHWQENPINQPGAGKKKYYCLDMFPYPSGSGLHVGHWRGYVLSDAWSRYKVLQGYHVLHPMGWDAFGLPAENYAIQQGEHPAVSTAANIANFKKQLHDISAIYDWEKEVNTTDPDYYRWTQWIFAKMFEAGLAYEKEMPINWCPSCKTGLANEEVKEGRCDRCGMEVTKKNLRQWMLKITAYAERLLQDLDKLDWPEKVKKMQADWIGKSFGAEVDFQIEGREQKIKVFTTRPDTLYGATFMVLAPEHALAQSLATEDNQAAVEKYIFETSMRSSVDRMQGKEKTGVFTGSYALNPFSGEKMPIWLSDYVLADYGTGAIMCVPAHDERDFEFAKKFGLKITPVIAKSGQAEELQAAYIEPGIMINSGQFNGLDSEEAKAVISDYVEQQGIGKKTINYKLRDWVFSRQRYWGEPIPIVHCAKCGAVAVPETELPVRLPEVSSYEPTGTGESPLAAIEEWVNTTCPKCGGPAKRETNTMPQWAGSSWYFLRYPDPKNDKALADPAILKEWLPVDMYVGGIEHAVLHLLYSRFYTKFLYDIKAVDFEEPFTRLFNQGMIGRNGVKMSKSKGNVVSPDELVENYGSDSLRMYELFVGPPELDAEWDDKGIDGVYRFLNKLWNLISANIGKSGRETKESLKLRHQLTYEITERLNAFRLNTVVSSFMEFTNKLNEYAKKEALDQRTMETLLILLSPFAPHIAEELWEQLGHKTSIFEESWPEYEAEHMKEEVLNIPIQINGKMRGMVEVAASASKEEVLEQARQAVAGRLTGVSLVKEIYVPGKIVNLVVKE; encoded by the coding sequence ATGAAATATGAACATCGAAGCATAGAAGCTAAATGGAGAAAACATTGGCAGGAAAATCCAATCAATCAGCCGGGAGCGGGCAAGAAAAAATATTATTGCCTGGATATGTTTCCCTATCCGTCCGGCAGCGGACTGCATGTCGGGCATTGGCGGGGATATGTCTTAAGTGACGCCTGGAGCCGTTATAAGGTGCTGCAGGGCTATCATGTCCTGCATCCGATGGGCTGGGACGCTTTCGGACTGCCGGCAGAGAATTATGCAATTCAGCAGGGAGAACATCCGGCAGTCAGTACGGCGGCCAATATTGCCAATTTTAAAAAGCAGCTCCATGATATCAGCGCGATTTATGATTGGGAAAAAGAAGTCAATACGACCGATCCTGACTACTATCGCTGGACACAATGGATTTTTGCCAAGATGTTCGAGGCGGGTTTAGCCTATGAAAAGGAAATGCCGATTAACTGGTGTCCGTCGTGCAAAACGGGTCTGGCTAATGAGGAAGTAAAAGAGGGCCGGTGCGACCGCTGTGGCATGGAAGTAACCAAAAAAAATCTGCGTCAGTGGATGCTGAAGATTACCGCTTACGCCGAGCGGCTGCTGCAGGATTTGGACAAGCTGGATTGGCCGGAGAAGGTAAAAAAGATGCAGGCCGATTGGATTGGCAAGAGCTTCGGTGCGGAAGTGGATTTTCAGATTGAGGGCCGCGAGCAGAAAATAAAGGTCTTTACTACTCGGCCGGATACGCTGTACGGCGCGACCTTTATGGTTTTGGCGCCGGAACATGCTTTGGCTCAAAGCCTTGCCACCGAGGACAACCAAGCGGCTGTTGAGAAATATATTTTTGAAACTTCCATGCGTTCGTCGGTTGACCGGATGCAGGGCAAGGAAAAAACCGGCGTATTTACCGGCAGCTATGCGCTTAATCCGTTCAGCGGCGAGAAGATGCCAATCTGGCTGTCGGATTATGTTCTGGCTGATTACGGCACGGGCGCAATCATGTGTGTACCGGCCCATGATGAACGGGACTTTGAGTTCGCCAAAAAGTTTGGCCTGAAAATTACCCCGGTTATTGCTAAAAGCGGTCAGGCCGAGGAATTGCAGGCCGCCTATATCGAGCCGGGCATCATGATTAATTCCGGTCAGTTTAACGGCCTGGATTCGGAAGAAGCCAAAGCGGTTATTTCTGATTATGTCGAGCAGCAAGGCATCGGCAAAAAGACGATTAACTATAAGCTGCGGGACTGGGTATTTTCGCGGCAGCGCTATTGGGGCGAGCCGATTCCGATTGTGCATTGCGCCAAATGCGGTGCGGTAGCCGTGCCGGAAACCGAGCTGCCGGTGCGTCTGCCCGAGGTCAGCTCTTATGAGCCGACCGGTACCGGCGAATCACCGCTGGCAGCGATTGAGGAATGGGTTAACACCACCTGTCCCAAATGCGGCGGGCCGGCCAAAAGAGAAACCAATACCATGCCGCAGTGGGCGGGGTCGTCTTGGTATTTTCTGCGCTATCCTGATCCGAAAAATGATAAGGCATTGGCAGACCCGGCCATTTTAAAGGAATGGCTGCCGGTTGATATGTATGTCGGCGGGATTGAGCATGCGGTTTTGCACCTGTTGTATTCCCGCTTTTATACCAAGTTTTTATATGATATCAAGGCAGTTGACTTTGAAGAACCGTTTACGCGCCTGTTCAATCAGGGTATGATTGGCCGGAATGGTGTTAAAATGAGTAAATCCAAGGGCAATGTGGTTTCGCCCGATGAATTGGTTGAGAATTACGGCAGTGATTCCCTGCGGATGTATGAATTATTTGTCGGCCCGCCGGAGCTGGATGCCGAGTGGGATGACAAAGGCATTGACGGTGTATACCGCTTTTTAAATAAGCTGTGGAACTTAATCAGTGCCAATATCGGCAAATCCGGCCGGGAAACCAAAGAGAGCTTAAAACTGCGGCATCAGCTGACTTATGAAATTACCGAGCGGCTGAATGCCTTTCGGCTGAATACGGTGGTCAGCAGCTTTATGGAGTTTACCAATAAATTAAATGAGTATGCCAAAAAAGAAGCCTTGGATCAAAGGACGATGGAAACACTGCTGATTTTATTGTCGCCGTTTGCGCCGCATATCGCCGAGGAGCTGTGGGAGCAGTTAGGCCATAAAACCTCGATTTTTGAGGAAAGCTGGCCGGAATACGAAGCCGAGCATATGAAGGAAGAAGTGCTGAATATTCCGATTCAAATTAACGGCAAGATGAGAGGAATGGTGGAAGTAGCGGCGAGCGCATCCAAGGAGGAAGTGCTGGAGCAGGCCAGACAAGCGGTCGCCGGACGGCTGACCGGGGTTTCTCTGGTCAAAGAGATTTATGTGCCGGGTAAGATTGTAAACCTGGTTGTGAAGGAATAA
- a CDS encoding isocitrate dehydrogenase, with the protein MDYSRHFEELVKEQLARVERIKNDHTMIDYSALSPVIIGVIGGDGIGPAITAVARQLLEYSLKDEIAAGKVEIRTIEGLTIENRAKENAAIPAAVLAEIKQCHVLLKGPTTTPRAGDGYPNVESANVAMRKELDLFANVRPVSVPEEGIDWTFFRENTEGAYVLGSKGIEITEDLAFDFKVITSPGAERIARAAFDFARRNGKKKVTAVTKANVIKTTDGKFLQICQEVAKEYPEIEFDDWYIDIMTAKLIDPKRRTDFQVFVLPNLYGDILTDEAAEFQGGVGTAGSANIGNRYAMFEAIHGSAPRMVAEGRDKYADPSSIIRAAAMLLAHIGYADRAAAIVQALEAAAKEPKCRLTGRAGGMTGQEYGQFLMEHLQTNKSSF; encoded by the coding sequence ATGGATTACAGCAGGCATTTTGAAGAATTGGTAAAGGAACAATTAGCCCGGGTAGAGCGGATAAAAAATGATCATACCATGATTGATTATTCGGCCTTATCCCCGGTTATCATCGGCGTAATCGGCGGCGACGGTATTGGCCCGGCGATTACGGCAGTCGCCCGGCAGCTGCTGGAATATTCCTTAAAGGACGAAATTGCAGCCGGCAAGGTGGAAATTCGGACGATTGAGGGCCTGACTATTGAAAATCGGGCCAAAGAAAATGCCGCCATTCCGGCGGCGGTCCTGGCGGAAATCAAGCAGTGTCATGTGCTGCTCAAAGGCCCGACTACCACGCCTCGAGCCGGTGATGGCTATCCCAATGTCGAATCGGCCAATGTGGCGATGCGTAAGGAGCTGGATTTATTTGCCAATGTCCGACCGGTCAGTGTACCGGAGGAGGGGATTGACTGGACTTTCTTTCGGGAAAATACCGAGGGTGCTTATGTCTTAGGCAGCAAGGGGATTGAGATTACCGAGGATTTGGCCTTTGACTTTAAGGTTATTACCAGTCCCGGAGCCGAGCGGATTGCCAGGGCGGCGTTTGATTTTGCCCGCCGAAACGGCAAAAAAAAGGTAACTGCCGTCACCAAAGCTAATGTCATAAAAACGACGGACGGCAAGTTTTTGCAAATTTGTCAGGAAGTGGCCAAGGAATATCCGGAAATTGAGTTTGATGACTGGTATATTGATATTATGACGGCCAAGCTGATTGATCCCAAGCGGCGGACGGATTTTCAGGTGTTTGTCCTGCCGAATCTGTACGGTGATATTTTAACCGATGAAGCGGCGGAGTTTCAGGGCGGGGTCGGAACGGCCGGCTCGGCTAATATCGGTAACCGCTACGCCATGTTTGAGGCCATTCACGGTTCCGCTCCCCGAATGGTGGCTGAGGGCCGGGACAAGTATGCCGATCCGTCGTCGATTATTCGGGCGGCAGCCATGCTGCTGGCGCATATCGGCTATGCCGATCGGGCAGCGGCGATCGTTCAGGCGCTGGAGGCGGCGGCCAAAGAGCCGAAATGCCGCCTGACCGGCCGAGCAGGCGGTATGACCGGTCAGGAATACGGTCAGTTTTTAATGGAGCATTTGCAGACTAACAAATCGTCATTTTAA
- a CDS encoding heparinase: MRFSRLVNSLPEKLQRFSPFPAAVDRTAYAALPPEVKNQILKMGESYLNYNFPVLRATDFMSFKRRGNRADFEARYFARRQALNFLVLAECVEDQGRFLDDIINGIWAICEESAWQLPAHNSYIRNTTTHLLPDTAAPVLDLFACETGALLACVFYLLHTKLEEISSQIGARIIRELNHRIIRPYLNRHFWWMGHGTEPMCNWTTWCTQNVLLTVFLAPFTDDIRRQCIHKAGQSCDFFLKDYGEDGCCEEGAGYYRHAGLTLFGALDILNQVSAGHFQSLYRWSKIQNIAAYILNVHVSGKYYFNFADCAAAPGPCGAREYLFGRAAGLPNLMLFAAQDFQAGAQDLFAGQEPHINLYYLLQTVFHYSEIMRFDTSRPVACDDIFYPSTGLLIARSSSLALAVKAGGNGDSHNHNDTGSFILYKDGQPLFADIGVETYTKKTFSAERYEIWTMQSDYHNLPTINGQQQQAGKEFQASHVLARPDAAAPAISMELATAYSLPEAISYTREMVLNKEIGTVDLHDHTNAENVILNFITYEKPVLTAPGRLQIGQNCEVLTEGAEFFALETLAITDARLKWSWDHDLYRLRLKMTGSDFKMTIC, encoded by the coding sequence ATGCGTTTTTCCCGATTAGTCAATTCTTTACCCGAAAAGCTGCAACGCTTTTCTCCTTTTCCCGCTGCCGTTGACCGGACAGCTTATGCCGCCCTGCCGCCGGAAGTGAAAAATCAAATTTTAAAAATGGGGGAAAGCTATTTAAACTATAACTTTCCGGTGCTGCGGGCCACCGATTTTATGAGCTTCAAGCGCAGAGGCAACCGGGCTGATTTTGAGGCCCGTTATTTTGCCCGCCGTCAGGCTTTAAACTTTTTAGTTTTAGCCGAATGTGTTGAAGATCAGGGCCGATTCCTGGATGACATCATTAACGGTATTTGGGCGATTTGTGAAGAAAGTGCCTGGCAGCTGCCAGCGCATAACAGCTATATCAGGAATACTACTACTCACCTGTTGCCCGATACCGCCGCGCCGGTGCTGGATCTTTTTGCCTGCGAAACCGGTGCGCTGCTGGCCTGCGTTTTTTATTTGCTGCACACTAAATTAGAAGAAATCAGCAGTCAAATCGGCGCGCGCATCATCCGGGAATTAAATCACCGGATTATCCGCCCGTACCTGAATCGGCATTTCTGGTGGATGGGGCACGGCACTGAACCGATGTGCAACTGGACGACCTGGTGTACCCAAAATGTCCTGCTAACAGTTTTCCTGGCGCCTTTTACCGATGACATCCGGCGGCAATGCATTCACAAAGCCGGCCAAAGCTGCGATTTCTTTTTGAAAGACTACGGCGAGGACGGCTGCTGCGAAGAAGGCGCCGGCTATTACCGCCATGCCGGCCTGACTTTATTCGGCGCCTTGGACATTTTAAATCAGGTCAGCGCCGGACATTTCCAATCCTTGTACCGCTGGAGCAAAATCCAAAATATCGCCGCCTATATTTTAAATGTGCATGTCAGCGGCAAATATTACTTTAACTTTGCTGACTGCGCAGCCGCTCCCGGCCCCTGCGGCGCCAGAGAATACTTATTTGGCCGGGCCGCCGGGCTGCCGAATTTGATGCTGTTTGCTGCGCAGGATTTTCAGGCCGGAGCGCAGGATTTATTTGCCGGTCAGGAGCCGCATATCAATCTTTATTATCTGCTGCAAACGGTGTTTCACTATTCGGAAATTATGCGGTTTGATACCAGCCGGCCCGTCGCCTGCGATGATATTTTTTATCCCAGCACCGGTTTATTGATTGCCCGCAGCAGCAGCCTGGCTCTGGCCGTCAAGGCCGGCGGCAACGGCGACAGCCATAATCACAACGATACCGGCAGCTTTATCCTATATAAGGACGGGCAGCCGCTTTTTGCCGATATCGGCGTTGAAACTTATACCAAAAAAACCTTTTCTGCCGAGCGCTATGAAATCTGGACAATGCAAAGCGATTATCATAATCTGCCGACCATTAACGGCCAGCAGCAGCAGGCCGGCAAAGAGTTTCAGGCCAGCCATGTCCTTGCCCGGCCGGATGCGGCCGCGCCCGCTATCTCAATGGAATTGGCCACCGCCTATTCTCTGCCGGAAGCGATTTCCTATACCCGGGAAATGGTCTTAAATAAAGAAATCGGCACGGTTGATCTGCACGATCACACCAATGCCGAAAATGTTATCTTAAACTTTATCACCTATGAAAAACCGGTGCTGACCGCTCCCGGCCGGCTGCAAATCGGCCAAAACTGTGAGGTTTTGACTGAAGGCGCCGAGTTTTTCGCCCTGGAAACCCTGGCCATCACCGATGCCCGGCTAAAGTGGTCCTGGGATCACGACCTCTATCGCCTGCGCCTAAAGATGACCGGCTCCGATTTTAAAATGACGATTTGTTAG